The DNA sequence ACATCTGGTTTCTTAAAGCTAAGCTTCTTATCCTCAGCTTCCTTAACAATTGCTTCTCCAAGCGGGTGCTCCGATCCTTTTTCGGCTGAGGCGGCAAGCTGCAGAAGATCGTTTTGACTGATCCCATCAGCAGTAATAACGTCTGTGACTTTGGGTTTCCCTTCCGTGATCGTACCGGTTTTATCAAAAACGATGGTATTAATTTTATGTGTCGTTTCTAAGGCTACTCCGCTCTTGATCAAGACCCCATATTCGGCGCCTTTGCCTGTTCCGACCATGATCGCGGTTGGTGTGGCCAGCCCCAGAGCACATGGGCAGGCGATAACGAGTACCGATATAAAGATAGTCAGCGCAAAGACCAAGGACTGCCCACCAATAAAATACCATCCTAAAGCCGAGAGCAGAGCAATCCCCATCACCGCCGGTACAAAGTAACCGGAAATCACGTCGGCCAGCTTTGCGATCGGCGCTTTGGAGCCCTGTGCTTCCTCAACCAATTTGATGATCTGCGCGAGGACCGTGTCCTTTCCGACTTTGGTCGCTACATATTTAATGATCCCGTTTTTATTAATGCTGGCCCCGATGATCGCATCCCTGGGATTCTTTTCTACCGGAATGCTTTCTCCGGTCAGCATGGATTCATCCACGGAAGTAGTCCCTTCAACGACATTACCGTCAACAGGCATTTTCTCTCCCGGTTTCACAAAGATAATATCACCGGTCTCAACCTCTTCGATCGGGATCTCAATTTCTTTCCCATCCCGGATAATGATGGCCGTCTTCGGTGTAAGCCCCATCAACTTTTTAATCGCTTCCGAGGTCTTGCCCTTCGTTACAGATTCCAGATATTTGCCCAGTGTAATCAGTGTCAAAATCACACCTGCCGCTTCAAAGTACAGATGATTCGCATATTCAGTATTTCCCCTGAAAATCTGAAAAACTGCAAAGACTCCATAAATGAACCCTGCCGAAGTACCCATTGCAATGAGCGAATCCATATTCGGGCTTCCCTTGAGTAGCGTTTTAAACCCAATGGCAAAGAACTTATAACCTGCGATCATCACAGGCAGAACAAGAATCAGCTGGATAAGGGCGAAGTTTAAAGGATTCATCATCGGATCAATCATTTCCGGCAAATGAAAGCCAACAGCACTGCCAAACATATGTCCCATCGTAATACTTAAAAGCGGAACCGTAAAGATAGCGGACAGCATAAACCTCCGCCAGAGAGCTTTTCTTTCCCTTTCTTTTTTTTCTTTGTCTTCATCAATCTTTGCTTCTTCCAGAGCGCTGTATCCGGCTTTTTCAACAGTCTTTTTGATATCTGAAACACGCAGCAGGGAAGGTTCATAGCGGATGTTTAATTTCTCTGTGGCAAAGTTAACATTGGCCTCTTCAACGCCCTGCAGTTTCCGTACGGCTCTTTCGACAGCCTTTGCGCAAGATGTGCAGGTCATCCCCTCTATTTTCAGTGTCTTGCTGGCTGTATCGGTCAGCGCTTTATAGCCTGCTTTTTCCACAGCTGCCTGGATATCCGCAACTGAAATTTTTGTTTCATCAAAAACGATATTCAGCTTTTCCGTCGCCAGGTTCACATTGCTTTCAGATATGCCATCAAGCTTTTTCGTTACTCTTTCTACCGCTCTGGCACAGGCTGCACAGGTCATTCCTTCTATTTTCAGCGACTTTTGCATCATCGTGTACCTCTTTTCAGTGATCTAGCCCTCATATAATTATCTATTTTTTTGTCAAATTTATTACCTATTGTATTTATTTTGTATTTATTGGCCTTTATTTATTGGTCACCTTTGCCAGGATTGCCATGATCTCATCAATTTTTTCCCTGCCGTTACCCTGTTCGAAAGCTTCGGTTACACAGTGCTCCATATGCTGTTTCAGGATCAGCAAATTTGCTTTTTTCAAGAGGGATTGTGTCGCAAGGATTTGATTTGATACATCGACGCAATACCTTCCCTCTTCAATCATCTTAATTGTCGCTTCAATTTGGCCCTGAGCTGTTTTTAAAGCCTGAAGGGCTTGTTTTTTTTGAGTGTTCAATTAATTACCTCCTTAGCCCCTCCCCAGCGGGGAGGGGCTAAGGTAATCATAATATGCCGATCATAATAAGTCAACCGTGTGTGTTGATAACACAGCAGCTGTTGATTGTGCAGTTCCATTGTAAATAATCAAAATGAAAAAGACAAAAGCAGTCGGTCTGCTCTCCATCTCGTCTTCATCATCCTGTTAACCCTGATCAATTTTTATCTTAATACCAAAAAACCACTTTCTCCTGCGAACATAGATCATCTAACATCGCAGGAGAAAGTGGTTTTCATTAATTAGCGGCACTCGAAGAGAATTGCTATTCTACAACATTTCCAAAAAGGCATCAACTCTGAGCTTGATCTGCTGGCGGTCAGCATCGCTGTAGTCTGTTTCAATCTGTAGAAGCGGGATGTTGTGGTTCTTTTTCAAATGTTCCTTGATCGAATAAGATTCAATATTGTACGTATGACAGGCTTGCAGCGTGATATCCACTACCCCGTCCACTTTGTATTCCTGAACCAGTCTGCTCAGCAGTTCAAAGCGGCC is a window from the Dehalobacter sp. DCA genome containing:
- a CDS encoding heavy metal translocating P-type ATPase, which translates into the protein MMQKSLKIEGMTCAACARAVERVTKKLDGISESNVNLATEKLNIVFDETKISVADIQAAVEKAGYKALTDTASKTLKIEGMTCTSCAKAVERAVRKLQGVEEANVNFATEKLNIRYEPSLLRVSDIKKTVEKAGYSALEEAKIDEDKEKKERERKALWRRFMLSAIFTVPLLSITMGHMFGSAVGFHLPEMIDPMMNPLNFALIQLILVLPVMIAGYKFFAIGFKTLLKGSPNMDSLIAMGTSAGFIYGVFAVFQIFRGNTEYANHLYFEAAGVILTLITLGKYLESVTKGKTSEAIKKLMGLTPKTAIIIRDGKEIEIPIEEVETGDIIFVKPGEKMPVDGNVVEGTTSVDESMLTGESIPVEKNPRDAIIGASINKNGIIKYVATKVGKDTVLAQIIKLVEEAQGSKAPIAKLADVISGYFVPAVMGIALLSALGWYFIGGQSLVFALTIFISVLVIACPCALGLATPTAIMVGTGKGAEYGVLIKSGVALETTHKINTIVFDKTGTITEGKPKVTDVITADGISQNDLLQLAASAEKGSEHPLGEAIVKEAEDKKLSFKKPDVFKAIPGQGIEVQIEGRAMLLGNKKMMGERGISLLHFEGTSDQLAREGKTPMYIAIDNTLAGIIAVADTVKENSSRAIEILHKMNIEVVMITGDNQRTAEAIAKLVGIDRTLAEVLPQDKANEVKKLQQEGRKVAMVGDGINDAPALAQADIGIAIGSGTDVAMESADIILMRSDLLDVPAAIQLSKNTIRNIKQNLFWAFGYNILGIPIAMGILYIFGGPLLNPAIAAAVMSFSSVSVLLNALRLKRFRPVR
- a CDS encoding metal-sensing transcriptional repressor, whose translation is MNTQKKQALQALKTAQGQIEATIKMIEEGRYCVDVSNQILATQSLLKKANLLILKQHMEHCVTEAFEQGNGREKIDEIMAILAKVTNK